From one Comamonas piscis genomic stretch:
- the infB gene encoding translation initiation factor IF-2, whose protein sequence is MSSNTVAEFAVELQKSPDTLLEQLQAAGVSKQDASDALTETDKQALLSHLQAAHGAADRKKITLTKKSTSEIKQADATGRARTIQVEVRKKRTFVKRDDVAEPDSEEALKHAETKQKEAEHKAELVKREEEARHEADQISKQEADLVQQRADRTEREDRERKEREAEERAAAYVVKTQERKAQEVAEKAAVARIHAQDLAARNEAQAEAKKKADDESKAREAEETARAVDLDERRRKALAEAEAIRAMMNAPKKVLVAKKPSEEKKEVKPADAKKGTLHKPATTAGAGAAKPAAGAPGNKEVKSAKLSSSWSNQNDSNGKKKELKTRGDSSGGVANRGNNWRSGPRGRRGNDRNDHRGPQSAAPVEARVIDVYVPETITVSELAHKMAIKASEVIKALMKMGQMVTINQPLDQDTAMIVVEEMGHKAHVAALDDPEAFTLEEESQSESEALSRAPVVTVMGHVDHGKTSLLDYIRRSKVAAGEAGGITQHIGAYHVETPRGMITFLDTPGHEAFTAMRARGAQSTDIVILVAAADDGVMPQTKEAIKHARAAGVPIVVAITKADKPDANPERVKQELVVEQVVPEEYGGDSPFVAVSSKTGQGIDELLEQVLLQAEVLELKAPVEANAKGLVIEAQLDKGRGPVATVLVQSGTLKVGDIVLAGQTYGRVRAMVDEDGKVAKHAGPSLPVEIQGLSDVPQAGDDFMVLPDERRAREIATYRAGKFRNTKLARQQAAKLENMFAEMGAGSVQSLPIIIKADTQGSQEALATSLLKLSTDEVKVQMVYTGVGGISESDVNLALASKAIVIGFNVRADAQARKTAESNDVDIRYYNIIYDAVDELKAAMSGMLAPEQREEIIGMAEIRTVFVASKIGTVAGSYITQGHVTRNAHFRLLRDNVVIYTGQIDSLRRMKDDVKEVKEGFECGIKLKNYNDIKEGDMLEVFEIKEIARTL, encoded by the coding sequence CATCTGCAGGCCGCCCACGGCGCTGCCGACCGCAAGAAGATCACATTGACCAAGAAATCTACCAGCGAGATCAAACAAGCCGATGCCACCGGCCGGGCGCGCACCATCCAAGTGGAAGTGCGTAAAAAACGTACCTTCGTCAAGCGTGACGATGTGGCGGAACCCGATTCGGAAGAAGCCCTGAAGCACGCCGAGACCAAGCAAAAGGAAGCCGAGCACAAGGCTGAGCTGGTCAAGCGCGAAGAAGAGGCCCGCCACGAAGCCGATCAGATCAGCAAACAAGAAGCTGATCTGGTGCAGCAGCGTGCCGACCGCACCGAGCGCGAAGACCGCGAGCGCAAAGAGCGCGAAGCGGAAGAACGCGCCGCTGCCTACGTGGTGAAGACGCAAGAGCGCAAGGCCCAAGAGGTCGCGGAAAAGGCTGCAGTGGCCCGCATCCACGCCCAGGATCTGGCTGCCCGCAACGAAGCCCAGGCTGAAGCCAAGAAAAAGGCCGACGACGAGTCCAAGGCCCGCGAGGCTGAAGAGACTGCGCGTGCCGTCGATCTGGACGAGCGCCGCCGCAAAGCCTTGGCCGAAGCCGAAGCCATCCGCGCCATGATGAATGCACCCAAGAAGGTGCTCGTGGCCAAGAAGCCTTCGGAAGAGAAGAAGGAAGTCAAGCCTGCCGACGCCAAGAAGGGCACCTTGCACAAGCCTGCCACCACCGCAGGTGCTGGCGCTGCCAAGCCTGCCGCTGGCGCCCCTGGCAACAAGGAAGTCAAGTCGGCCAAGCTGTCGTCGAGCTGGAGCAACCAGAACGACAGCAACGGCAAGAAAAAAGAACTCAAGACGCGTGGTGACTCGTCGGGTGGCGTGGCCAACCGGGGTAACAACTGGCGTTCGGGTCCTCGTGGCCGCCGTGGTAACGACCGCAATGACCACCGTGGCCCGCAATCGGCTGCACCGGTGGAAGCACGCGTGATCGATGTCTACGTGCCAGAAACCATCACTGTGTCCGAGTTGGCACACAAGATGGCGATCAAGGCATCTGAGGTCATCAAGGCGCTGATGAAGATGGGCCAGATGGTCACCATCAACCAGCCGTTGGACCAGGACACCGCGATGATTGTCGTGGAAGAAATGGGCCACAAGGCGCACGTTGCTGCGCTGGACGATCCAGAAGCCTTCACGCTGGAAGAAGAATCCCAGTCCGAATCCGAAGCGCTGTCTCGCGCTCCGGTGGTGACTGTGATGGGCCACGTTGACCACGGTAAGACCTCGCTGCTGGATTACATCCGCCGCAGCAAGGTGGCCGCTGGTGAAGCCGGTGGTATTACCCAGCACATTGGTGCTTACCACGTGGAAACGCCACGCGGCATGATCACCTTCCTGGACACCCCAGGCCACGAGGCCTTCACGGCCATGCGTGCCCGTGGTGCACAGTCCACCGACATCGTGATTCTGGTGGCCGCTGCCGATGACGGCGTGATGCCCCAGACCAAGGAAGCGATCAAGCATGCACGCGCTGCGGGTGTGCCAATCGTGGTGGCTATCACCAAGGCGGACAAGCCCGATGCCAACCCAGAGCGCGTCAAGCAAGAGCTGGTGGTTGAGCAAGTGGTGCCCGAAGAATACGGTGGCGATTCGCCTTTCGTGGCGGTGTCGTCCAAGACCGGTCAAGGCATTGACGAGCTGCTGGAGCAAGTGCTGCTGCAGGCCGAAGTGCTGGAACTCAAGGCACCGGTGGAAGCCAATGCCAAGGGTCTCGTGATCGAAGCCCAGCTGGACAAGGGTCGCGGCCCTGTGGCCACGGTGCTGGTGCAGTCCGGTACCTTGAAGGTCGGCGATATCGTGCTGGCAGGTCAAACCTATGGCCGCGTGCGTGCCATGGTCGACGAAGACGGCAAGGTCGCCAAGCATGCCGGCCCTTCGCTGCCCGTCGAGATCCAAGGTCTGTCGGATGTGCCGCAAGCCGGTGATGATTTCATGGTGCTGCCCGATGAGCGCCGTGCCCGTGAAATCGCCACCTACCGTGCTGGCAAGTTCCGCAACACCAAGCTGGCCCGCCAACAAGCAGCCAAGCTGGAAAACATGTTTGCCGAAATGGGTGCCGGAAGCGTTCAGTCGCTGCCGATCATCATCAAGGCCGACACTCAGGGTTCGCAAGAAGCACTGGCGACCTCGCTGCTCAAACTCTCGACCGACGAGGTCAAGGTGCAGATGGTCTACACCGGTGTGGGTGGTATCAGCGAGTCGGACGTCAATCTGGCCCTGGCATCCAAGGCTATCGTGATTGGTTTCAACGTGCGTGCCGATGCGCAAGCACGCAAGACCGCCGAGAGCAATGATGTCGATATCCGCTACTACAACATCATTTACGATGCGGTCGATGAGCTGAAGGCAGCCATGTCCGGCATGTTGGCACCCGAGCAGCGCGAAGAGATCATCGGTATGGCCGAGATCCGCACCGTGTTCGTGGCATCGAAGATCGGTACGGTGGCAGGTTCGTACATCACCCAGGGTCACGTTACCCGCAACGCACACTTCCGTTTGCTGCGCGACAACGTGGTCATCTACACGGGTCAGATCGATTCGCTGCGCCGCATGAAAGACGATGTCAAGGAAGTCAAGGAAGGCTTCGAGTGCGGTATCAAGCTCAAGAACTACAACGACATCAAAGAAGGTGATATGTTGGAAGTCTTTGAGATCAAGGAAATCGCTCGTACGCTGTAA